The segment AGCGCCCCGGCCGCCCCGGCGACCGCCCCTCTGAACACCCCGGCCCTGCCCGTCCCGGCCGTCGCCGACACCGCCTTGGCCCCCGCCACCCTCTCCACCGCCCCGGCCGTCCCCGCCCCGGCGACGGTCACCGTGGCCCCGGTGCCCACCACGACCGTTCAGCCCGCCTCGATCCCGACCCTGGAGCCCGCCCCGACCGTCACCGTCACGATCACTGTGACCGCCACCGCGACCGAGGTCGTCACCGCCCCGACCGTCGCCGCCCCCGCGCCGAGCGCGTCCGCGACGGAGACCCTGCTGCCCGAGCCGAACCCGGCCCCGAGCGGCCCCCGCAGCCCGCAGCCGACTCACTGACCCTCCACCAGGGCCCCTCCCCCGGAGGGGCCCTGCTCCGGTAGGGAGAGCACCCACCCCCGGGCGGTCTTCGACGCCACCACGCCGAGCTGCTGCCGGGCCCGCTGCACCGTACGCGGTGCGAGGCCGGCCGCGACCGCCGCAGCCAGGACGTCCCGGGTGGGCACCGGTCCGGCCGACAGCAGGCTGCACAGCAGGTCCCGGGCGTTGGTGCTCGCCGGACGGCGCCGGCGCACGTCCGCCCAGGCGAGGGCCTGGCCGCTCCCGTGCGGGAACCGGCTGCTCCACACCACCGGCCGGTGGCCCGGTGCCTGGAACTGCAGGCCGCCCATCACCGTCCAGTGGCTGGTGTGCACCGGCACCAGCGCCAGCGCTCCGTCGGCTCCGGCGACGACCAGGTGCACCGCGGCTGCCATCGAGGGCCGGGCGGCCTCCTGCGCGCGGTGCGCGGCCATCCAGCCCGACCGCTTCGAGGCCTCCCGCACCGCGATCACGGCCGTGCCGAGGCGGGCCGCCACGTCCGCCAGTGCGCGCAGCGCCCGGCCGACCGGCATCCGGTAGGGGCACAGCGACATCAGGTCCAGCACCACCAGGTCCGGGGCGCGCTCGCGCAGGAGCTGTTCGAGGCGGTCGGCGTCGGAGGGCAGGCGCAGCCCCCGCTGCCCGCCGCGCCCGCCCAGAACCTCGGCGACCTCGATCCGGTCGGCCCCCGGGCCGGAGACCGCCAGCAGCTCGGTCATCCGCTGGGCGTTCTGCGGCGAGGCGAGCGCCAGGACCCCGCGGGCCTGCTGGTGCTGCTGGCCGTCCGGGAGGGTGCCGCCCTGCGCGATCCGCGCCGCCACGTCGAGGGCGACCACTAGGGCGCTCGTGCCGTCCTCCCCGTCGATCACGGTCACTCCGGCCTCCGGCACGTACCCGGGCCAGAGCCAGCCCGGCCCGTCCTCGAACGCCGGCGGCGCGACCACGACGTTCTCCGGGCCCAGCCGCAGCGCCGCTGCCACGTCCTGCGGGTCGCAGTCGCCGCCGAGGCAGTCCAGCTCCACGCGGCCGTCTCCGGCGGCGAGCACCAGGAGGGAGCCCTGCCGGTCGTCGTGCACCGGGCAGCGGGCGAGCCACCCTCCCTCGGTCGGCCGGACGTTGCCCCAGCCGCGCAGCGCCGACAGCACCGCCCCGTACTCCTGCACCACGCGCCCTTCCTTCGTCGTCCACTTCTCCCGGCCGCACCGCGGCCTGCGGCATTCTCGGCCCGCACACTGTCAAGACGCCCGGCGGCGGCCAGGGTTGCGCCGTACGGCGTCGGCGGTGCACGTGGCCACATGCGGCAGGTGCAGCCGCTCGTACGGCAGCAGCGGCAGCTCCGCCGTCGGCCGCCGGGAGCGGATCGTGCCGATGCCGTCCCGGTAGACCGCCCTGCTGCCCATCGCGCAGGGGTTCGCGTCGACGGCCAGCCGCGCCCCGGAGGCGGTGATGG is part of the Kitasatospora cineracea genome and harbors:
- a CDS encoding AAA family ATPase, giving the protein MVQEYGAVLSALRGWGNVRPTEGGWLARCPVHDDRQGSLLVLAAGDGRVELDCLGGDCDPQDVAAALRLGPENVVVAPPAFEDGPGWLWPGYVPEAGVTVIDGEDGTSALVVALDVAARIAQGGTLPDGQQHQQARGVLALASPQNAQRMTELLAVSGPGADRIEVAEVLGGRGGQRGLRLPSDADRLEQLLRERAPDLVVLDLMSLCPYRMPVGRALRALADVAARLGTAVIAVREASKRSGWMAAHRAQEAARPSMAAAVHLVVAGADGALALVPVHTSHWTVMGGLQFQAPGHRPVVWSSRFPHGSGQALAWADVRRRRPASTNARDLLCSLLSAGPVPTRDVLAAAVAAGLAPRTVQRARQQLGVVASKTARGWVLSLPEQGPSGGGALVEGQ